A DNA window from Ovis aries strain OAR_USU_Benz2616 breed Rambouillet chromosome 7, ARS-UI_Ramb_v3.0, whole genome shotgun sequence contains the following coding sequences:
- the ARL14EPL gene encoding ARL14 effector protein-like, giving the protein MSEQSGKTNSTRERPAGQSSEKNSQIGQKQLQQIERQLKCLAFQNPGPQVADFNPETRQQKKKARMSKMNEYFSVNSKVMKKYDKSGRLLCNDADLCDCLEKNCLGCFYPCPKCNSNKCGPECRCNRRWVYDAIVTEAGEVISAQPFDIPD; this is encoded by the exons ATGAGTGAACAATCAGGAAAAACCAATTCCACCCGAGAGAGACCTGCAGGTCAAAGTTCTGAGAAAAACAGTCAGATTGGACAGAAGCAACTG CAACAGATAGAGCGGCAGTTAAAATGCTTGGCATTTCAAAATCCTGGACCACAGGTGGCTGACTTTAATCCTGAAACAAGgcagcaaaaaaagaaagcacGAATGTCGAAGATGAATGAGTATTTTTCTGTAAACTCCAA AGTCATGAAGAAGTACGACAAAAGCGGCAGGCTCCTCTGCAACGACGCGGACCTGTGCGACTGCCTGGAGAAGAACTGCCTGGGCTGCTTCTACCCGTGCCCCAAGTGCAACTCCAACAAGTGCGGGCCCGAGTGCCGCTGCAACCGCCGCTGGGTCTACGACGCCATCGTCACCGAGGCCGGGGAGGTCATCAGCGCGCAGCCGTTTGACATCCCCGACTAG